CATCGTTCGGGCGGGCTATGTCATAGACATGTGGGAGGTGCCGGACCGGGCTCCCAGTGGCTCGGGCTCGATCACCGCCGGCTATGGCTATCCCAATGAGGCGGGGCCGATCCCAGAGGACTTTGATATCGTCTTTATTGTCCGCTACCGGGATGGAGAAGTCACTTACTCCGTCCGGGAGATGGGACTACTGGACCCGGCGGGGTGAGAAAAACTTGCGGGAGCAGAATGGCGGCGGGGCTTGTCCACGCCGCTGTTTCCCGTTATAATGGAGGCAACGATTTTTCGATCAGGGGGAATTGGACCATGAACACCCGCATCGAACACGACACCATGGGCGAGATTGCTGTCCCGGCGGAGCATCACTGGGGCGCCCAGACCCAGCGGAGCCTGGAAAACTTCAAGATCGGCGGCCAGCGCCAGCCGCAGGAGATCATCACCGCCTTTGCCTATTTGAAGGAGGCCTGTGCCCAGGCCAACGCGGACTGCGGCAAGCTGACGGCGGAGCAGGCCGGGGCCATCGCCGCCGTGTGCGCCGAGATCCGGGCGGGGAGGTGGAATGACGAGTTCCCCCTGGTGGTGTGGCAGACCGGCAGCGGCACCCAGACCAACATGAACGTCAACGAGGTCATTGCCCACCTAGCTGCGGACCGGGGGATGCGGCTTCACCCCAATGACCACGTGAATGCCTCCCAGTCCAGCAACGACACGTTCCCCTCCGCTCTCCACATCGCGGCGGCCCTGAGCGTCACGGAGCAGGTGCTGCCAGCGGCGGAGCGGCTGGCAGGGGCCTTCCGGAGGCTGGAGGAGGCCTATCCGGACCTGATCCGCATTGGCCGGACCCACCTGCAGGACGCCACGCCCCTGAAATTCGCCCAGGAGGTCTCCGGCTGGCGGGAGCTGGTGGAGGCCCCCTGCCGGATGCTGCGCACCGCCCTGCCGGAGCTGACCAAACTGGCCATCGGCGGCACCGCCGTGGGCACCGGCCTCAACGCCCCCAAGGGGTACGACGAGATGGTGTGCGGGCGGCTTCGGGCCATGACCGGGGTGGACTTCACCCCGGATGCCAACAAATTCCACGCACTGACCAGCAAGGATGCCCTGGTGTTCGCCCACGGGGCGCTGAAGGCCCTGGCCGCCAACCTCATGAAGATCGCCAACGACATCCGGTTCGAGGCCAGCGGTCCCCGGTGCGGCATGGGAGAGCTGAACATCCCGGAGAATGAGCCCGGCAGCTCCATCATGCCCGGCAAGGTGAACCCAACCCAGTGCG
This DNA window, taken from Dysosmobacter welbionis, encodes the following:
- the fumC gene encoding class II fumarate hydratase, which gives rise to MNTRIEHDTMGEIAVPAEHHWGAQTQRSLENFKIGGQRQPQEIITAFAYLKEACAQANADCGKLTAEQAGAIAAVCAEIRAGRWNDEFPLVVWQTGSGTQTNMNVNEVIAHLAADRGMRLHPNDHVNASQSSNDTFPSALHIAAALSVTEQVLPAAERLAGAFRRLEEAYPDLIRIGRTHLQDATPLKFAQEVSGWRELVEAPCRMLRTALPELTKLAIGGTAVGTGLNAPKGYDEMVCGRLRAMTGVDFTPDANKFHALTSKDALVFAHGALKALAANLMKIANDIRFEASGPRCGMGELNIPENEPGSSIMPGKVNPTQCEAVTMAAVQVMGNDAAIGFAASQGNFQLNVFLPVSAYNFLLSARLLGDVCDSFRVHCVEGITPNVERMTANLHNSLMLVTCLTPRIGYEAAAACAKKALHDGTTLKEAVLALGYLTGPEFDETVRPEKMV